The following is a genomic window from Collimonas fungivorans Ter331.
CATTCCAGCGCGGTCGTCATGAAACTGCATACGCGCTGCGCGCCGACGGTTGACGTGACTTGCGCGGTCAAGGCGAAACCAGATCCCAGGTCGTCGATCGACAGGCTCAAGGGGTAGTTGCTGCGTTCTTCTCCCGAAATCCGGGTGATGCCTTGCCAGGCCGCCTGTTCGGCTGGCGCTGTCTCATTCGACATGCTGTGGCGGTAGTTGAGCAAGGCCGAGAACAAGGGCTGCGGCGCGGCAATCGCACTGGCGCGCTGGGCCAGCGCCAGCGAGGCATGCTCGTGTTCCATCAGTTCCACCAGCAAGGCATGGGTGCGCTGCACGCTTGCCGCCGCGCCTTGCGCATCGATCTTGATCCGCAACGGCAGCGTATTGATCAGTAAGCCCATCATGCGGTCGGCGCCTTCGCCGCCCTGCATGCGGCCGAACAGCACGGTGCCGAACACCACGTCGCTGCGGTTGGCGACCCGCGCCAGCACTTGCGCCCACGCCAGGTGGCACAGGCTGGCTGCACTGACGCCCAGTTGCCGCGCCTGTTGCCGCAGGCGCTGCGCCAGCGCGGCATCGAGCTGCATGTGCTTTTCTTCCAGTCCATCGCCGTCGCCATGCACCTCCAGCAAACCGAACGGCGCGGTTGTTTCATCGACATCGCCCAGCATCTGGCGGAAGAAGGTTTCGTGTGTTTCGGTACTGGCGCCGAGCCGCGCCTGCGCCACGTAATTGCGGAACTGCAGGGGGACCGGCAACTGCTCCTCCTGCCCCTGCAAATATGCCGCGATCTCGGCGCGGACCACTTCCAGCGTAGTGTGATCGTTCACCAGGTGATGGATCAAGGTCAGCAGCACCCAGCGCTGCTGACTGGCATCGTAGGCGAAACTGGTCCGCATCAGCGGCGCCTGCGTCAGGTCGAGGCGGGTATGGCGCGGATCGAAGCGGGCCCGCAGCTGGCGTGCGACGTCGCCGTCGGCCGGATCGAGTATCAGCTCTTCCTGCACCAGCGGCGCCGAGCGCCAGACCACCTGCAGCGGTTCCGGCACGCCTTCCCAGACGATGGCGGTGCGCAGCACGTCGTGCCGCTGGATCACGGCTTGCAAAGCTGCCAGATAAGAATCGAGTCGTGCCCGGGTGTCGAAACCGGTCAGTCCCACCAGCAGGTAGGGATCGCCTTCTTTCGCCATCAAGTGGTGGAACAGGATGCCTTCCTGCAACGGCGCCAGCGGATAAATATCCTGTACATTGGCGGCGCCGCCCGGAACGTTGCCGACAACGCTGGCGATTTCAGCGTCGTTCAGCGTCACCATCGGCAGCATCGCCGGTGTGATGAGTTCACATCCTTCCGGAATCAGGCTGGCCGGCACCGCAACCAGCCGGCTTTCCGCGCCGATTGCCGCGGCCAGTCCGGCCAGGGTCGGGGAGGAAAACAGGGCGCGCACTTCGGCTTGCAGACCTTGCTGGCGCATCTTTTCCATCAGGGTCACGGCCAGCAGCGAATGGCCGCCCAGTGAGAAGAAGTTGTCGTGGCGGCCGATGGGTTCGATCTGCAGCAGTTCCGACCAGATGGCCGCCAGGGCGGTTTCGGTTTCTCCCTCTGGCGCGACATAAGCTCGCACGGCATAGGCATCGCCCTCGGGCGCCGGCAGGTTCTTGCGGTCCAGCTTGCCGTTCGGCGTCAATGGCAGCGCTGGCAGCGCGACGTAGGCTGCCGGCACCATATAGTCCGGCACATTGAGGCTGAGGTGCGCACGCAGCGTCTCGGCGTCGACTTCTTGATTGACCACGATGTAGGCTACCAGGCGCTTGTCGCCGGGAGTATCTTCGCGTGCGATCACTATCGCTTCGCGGATCGCCGGATGGGCCGCCAACTGGGTTTCGATTTCGCCCAGCTCGATGCGGAAGCCGCGGATCTTGACCTGGAAATCGTTGCGGCCCAGGTAGACCAGGTTGCCGTCCGCCTGCCAGCGCGCCAGGTCGCCGGTCTTGTACAGGCGTGCGCCAGGCAGCGATGAGAATGGGTCGGGCACAAAACGCTGTTCGGTCAGTTCGGCCTGGTTCAGATAACCGCGCGCCACGCCGGCGCCGCCGATGTACAACTCGCCCGCCACGCCAACCGGCACCGGCTGGCCCAGGCTGTCCAGCAGATACGCCTGGGTGTTGGCAATCGGCCGGCCGATATGCAGGACTTCGTCCGCCGCGGTCAGGCGGCCGGAAGTGGCCACCACCGTGGCCTCGGTCGGGCCGTAATTGTTGACCAGCGAGAACGGCAAGCCTGCCTGCGGAGCGTGGCGCAGGCGATCGCCGCCGGTCAGCAAATGGCGCAGGTGCGGATTGACGATGCCGTTGCTCAAGGCATATTCGGCCATCGGTGTCGGCAGGAAGCTGACGTCCAGCGGCTGCTCGCGCCACCATGCCAGGACGGTGGCGGCATCGTCGTCCTGCAGCGGCAGCAGCAGGGTGGCGCCGACGCTCAGGGTCGGCCAGATTTCCCACACGGCGGCATCGAACCCTAGCCGCGCCACGCAGGAAGTGCGGTGGCCCGCCTGCACATCGAATGCTGCGTTATGCCAATGCACCAGGTTGTTCAGGTTCCGGTGTTCGATCATCACACCCTTCGGCGTGCCGGTCGAGCCCGAGGTGTAGATCACATAAGCCAGGTGGGATGGCGCGAGCTGGCTGCTATCCGGATTGTGCTCCGGATATTCGCTCCAGGCTGGCGCCTGCAGGTCCAGCAGCGGCAGGCTGGCAGGGATTGTCGCCAGCACCTGCTGCCACTCGCCTTCGATGCCGGCCTGCGTCAATACCACCCGTGGCGCGCTGTCGTTCAGCATGTGCGCCAGCCGTTCCGCCGGATACGCCGGATCCAGCGGCACATAGGCGGCACCTGCTTTCAGCACTGCCAGCAAGCCGACCACCATGGACAAGCCGCGCTCGACGCAGATCGCCACCCGGTCGTCCGGCTGGACGCCCAGTTCGCGCAGGTAATGCGCCAGCCGGTTGGCCTGGCGGTTGAGTTGGTCGTAGCTGAGCTGCTCGGCGCCATGCACCACGGCCGCTGCCTGCGGCGTGTTTGCCGCCTGCGCCTCGAACAGCTGCGGCAGCAAGGACGATGGATAATCGGCTTGGGTTGCATTCCAGGCCGTGACGATCTGATGGCGCTCCGCCTCGGCGAGCAACGGCAGCCGGTCGATCATGCAATCGGCGCCGCCGACGACGGCAGCCATCAGCAAGGCCATGCGGCTTTGTATCCTGGCGACTTCATCGCGTGTGAAATGGCGTGTGTTGTAATCGAACACCACCAGCACATCCTGGTCCCGGTGGAAATCCCGCAACGACATGGCCAGCGGCGTCTGCTCGAAGCCATGGTCCAGCTTGACGCCGCTGGCCATGCCGTCGCCCATGGGGAAATCGGTATCGAAAACTTCATACGACAGCGAGACGTCGAACAACTGGCGATAACCGTTTTGCACGACATTGTGGGCGCGGTTGATTTCCACGATAGGGAAGCGCTGGTGGCGGTAGCAGCGGCGCAGTTCTTTTGCGACGGCCGCCATCGCCTGGCTGAACGGTTGCTGGCGGTCCAGCGCGATCGCCACCGGAATGATCGACGAGAACATGCCGAAGGTGTTTTTTTCGCGGGCGTTGCTGCGGTTATGGATAGGCACGCCGATGACGACCTCGTCCAGGTCGTTGGCGCGCGCGAAATAAACGCTGATCAGGGCCAGCATGAAATCCGAGGCGGAAAAGCCATGGGCTGCCGCAAACGCTGTCATCTGCTCGAACAGGGGGCGTTCAATAGACCAGTAGACCTGTTCGCTGGGCGCCAGTGTCTTGGCTGAAAGCGCGCTGTCGCCGGGGACCAGCCGCGCAGGCAGTTGCGTGAAACGCTGGCGCCAGAATTCCTTGTCGAGCGCAAACCGGGCGGAGGAGAAGTAATCCTGATCCTTGGCGATGAAGTCCAGGTAGGAGGGTGCTGCTTCGGCGACTGTCTCATCCAGTCCGAGCAGCCGGTTGTAGGTGCTGGCGATGCTGGCGAAACTCTGCGAGGTGCTGATGCCGTCGGCGACCAGGTGGTGGTAGCACAGCAGCCAGTAATAGCGCGCAGGACCCACGCGTATCAGTTCCATTTTCCATAGCAGCCCGCCGTGCAGGTCGAACGGCTGCTTGAACACTTGCTCCATGCGCTGCCGGGCGCGCAGGTCGCCATCGGCTTCGGCGGAAAAATCCAGCACCGGCAAGTCAAAATCCACCGACGGCAACACTTGTTGCCGCGCCACGCCGCCGGCCTTGACCAGCACCAGCCGGGCAGCATCGTTCTCCATCGCGAAATGGCGGATGGCTTGCTGCAGTACGAGCGGATCGATGGCGGCATCGATTTTTGCCGCCAGGCCGATGTTGTAATAGGGGATGCCGGGATTGAGCAACTGGTCCAGCCAGACCACTTGCTGTACGGAAGAAAGTTCATGGACGGACGTTTGGGCGTCGTTGGCCAGCGCGCCTGGTGCTGCAGATATTTCAACCGGATTCGACATAAAAACCTCTAGGCAGTGTTTTGACAACAATCGAAAAATAAGGAAGCGCTCTGCGTCTCCCGGGCCGCCGCATGCCACGGCTATGTGGCTAGCCGAGGTCGGTTCCGGGTCGAAGCAGGGTCTTAAGGGATGCTGCTGGAGGCGGTTGCCTTAGTGGTGAGAGAGCATGGACAAAGCTGCTGAAGGGTGAGCGCGCGCATGGAATTCTCTTGGCTTGGAAACAAATTTGTGACGGACACCAGTTGCAGTAACCGACCTTTGATGACGGCGGCCGTAAAGGCAGCCAGCCGCAGCATTTACTGGTTACGAAGCAAAAGTGGCAACGATGCTGCAAGTAGGAAGCGGAGCAGCTTTGTTACTTTACAGAAAGTAAAAAACGCCGAAACTGTCACTATTCACAGGTTGTTGCATTGCAGAAAACCCCAGTAAACTAGTGCGCACGCAGTTTTCCGATTGCATTTTTCGCAAGATATATGGCATTTTCCCCGGCGGCCCAGGCAGTCGGCTTTTCCTCCCCCAAGCCACGCCGGATTCCAAAACACAAGCTCCCGCCATGACCGAGATGACCGAAGAACTAGCAGCAGAAACCGCGGTTCCCGCCAGCCAGGCAGGGTTGCCGCCGATACTCATGCATCGCGGTTTCCTGCTGCTGATGCTGGGTTGTTTCGCTGCATTCCTGGGGGAGCAGCTGACCACGGTGGCATTGCCCTGGCTGGTGCTGAAACTGAGCAATGACAGCCTGGCCCTGGGCACCGCCGTGGCGGTGATGGCGCTGCCGAAAATCCTGTTCCTGGTGGTGGCCGGCGTGCTGGTCGACCGGCACTCGCCGCGCACCGTGCTGATATGCGCCTCGGCCGGCGGCATGGTGTTGCTGGCAGGAGTCGGCGTGATGCTGATGTATGACTTGCTGGCGCTGTGGATGATGTATCTGTTTGCCTGCGGGATGGGACTGGCGGGCGCTTTTGCGATTCCGGCCAGGGTCGCCATACTGCCGAGGCTGATCGACCCGCGGCAATTGCAGCCGGCTAACGCAATATTGATGGGCATCACCCAGGTCTCGCTGCTGGGCGGGCCGCTGCTGGCCGGATTGCTGGCGGCGTCGACGGATGGACTGGGATTGGTTTTCTTGCTGAATGCGTGCTGTTTCCTGATCGCCACAGTCACCGTACCGCGCTTGCAGCCGCGTGCGCAACCGGCGCCGGAGCATCAGGCGGCGCTGCTTGCCTCCATCGTTCCAGCCGCAAAATGGCTGTGGTCCGACGGCGTGCTGAGGACGCTGATCGGTTACTGGGCAGTCGTCACCTTGCTGCTGGCAGGGCCGGTGCAGGTCGGGTTGCCGCTCTGGGTGGATCGCCAGCTGGGCGGCGGCGCCTCGGCGTTCGGGATACTGATTGCCGCCAACGGCCTGGGGCAGCTGATCGGCATCGTGTTTTCCGGCCTGCGCGCCCGGAAAGTGGTCCATCTTGGCGTCGCGGTCTGCGTGATCGACGGCCTGGCCGGCCTGGCCGTGTTCGGCATGGGATTCACCCATGTCCTGGAAGTGGGCCTGGCGCTGATGCTGGCGGTCGGCGTGGGCGCCGGCTACGTGCAGGTAGGATTGTTCACCTGGATACAGCGCCGGATCCCGACCGAGCTGCACGGCCGGGTGCTCAGCATACTGATGCTGGTCCTGATCACGATTGCGCCGCTGTCGGCGCTGCTTGCGGGTTACCTGATCCTGTACGTGACGCCGTCCCGGTTGTTCATGTACGGCGGCCTGCTGCTGTCGCTGTTCGCCATGCTCATGCTGCTTCATCCGAAACTGAGGAAACTGCGGAACTAGCATCGCTGCAAATTGGCCGTCGCAAAATGGCAAACGGCGATTCGCTGTAGAATATTTCTATGCAGAAAGGAACTGTCGTCCTGTGCATCGGTCAGACTTGAAACAGACGTGACGCTGTCGTCGGCAGGAAGATGGCGGCGGTGCTTTCTGTTCGTCCTGTATCTGTTTCAGAAACGGAGTTCCACGGTCATGGCAAAAATCCCCCTCCCCGGCAGCGAACGCAGTGCTCCTTTCGACGCCAAAATCGTCGGCAGCGCCGCTCCCGCCGAACAGCTCGAAGTGACGATCGTCTTGCGCCGCAACGCAAGCCAGGAACTGTGCGATATCGTCGACAAGCAATGCACAGGCGAAGCGGCTCAGGCGCATCTTTCACGCGAAGAGTTTGCCCGCAAATTTTCCGCCTCGCCGCAAGACGTGGCCAGGATCACTGCATTTGCACAAGACCACGGCTTGCAGGTGGTGCACGAAGATGCGGCTTGCGCCACGGTCACCCTGAAGGGCACCGTGGCGCAGTTCAACCAGGTATTCGATGTCGACCTGCAGCGCTACGAATCGCACCTCGGCAACTATCGCGGCCGCACCGGCGCGGTCCACATCCCGGCCGAGCTGCAGGATATCGTGACGGCGGTAGTCGGCCTCGACAACCGCCCGCAGGCGCGCCCGCTGTTCCGCCTGCAGCCGCCGATCCGCTTCGCACCGCGTAATGCCGCCACCGCTTCCTTCCTGCCTACCCAGTTTTCGTCGCTATACGATTTTCCCGACAACCTCGGCGCAGGCCAGTGCATAGCCATCATCGAACTGGGCGGCGGTTACCGCGAAGCCGACCAGCAAGCCTATTTTTCAAAACTGGGCATTGCGCTGCCGAAGATCACCGCGATCGCTGTGAACGGCCCGGGCAACCAGCCCAGCGGTGATGCCAACGGCGCCGACGGCGAAGTGGTGCTGGATATCCAGATCGCCGGCGCGCTGGCGCCGGAAGCGCATCTGGTGGTGTATTTTTCGACCAATACCGATGCCGGTTTCCTTAACGCCCTCAACAGCGCGGTGCATGACAATACCAACAAGCCGTCCATCGTCTCGATCAGCTGGGGCAGCGCCGAACCGCGCTGGACGCAGCAAGCCATGCAGGCTTTTAATGCGGCGCTGCAGGCTGCCGCTGCGATGGGCGTGACGGTGTGCGTCGCCTCCGGCGACAGCGGCTCCAGCGATGGCGTGGCCGGCGGCAACCATGTCGACTTTCCGGCATCCAGCCCGTATGTGCTGGCATGCGGCGGCACCCGCCTGCAAGCGTCCGGCCAGGTAATCGAGAGCGAAGTAGTGTGGAACGGCGGCGCCCAAGGCGGCGCCGGCGGTGGCGGTGCCAGCGCGGTGTTTGCGCTGCCGGCCTGGCAGCAGAGCCTGGTGCTGACCGGCAGCGACGGCAAGCGCCAGCCGCTGGCCAAGCGTGGCGTGCCGGACGTGGCCGGCAACGCCGATCCGGTTACCGGCTACCAGGTGTATATCGACGGCACCGATGCAGTAGTCGGCGGCACCAGCGCCGTGGCGCCGCTGTGGGCGGCGCTGCTGGCGCGCATTAATGCAGCCAAGGCGGCGGCCAAGGGCAGCGCGGTCGGGTTCGTCAATCCGCAGCTGTACCGGCAGCAGGCCGCCTTCCGCGATGTCACGCAAGGCAACAACGGTTATTACGCCGCGGCGCCGGGCTGGGATGCCTGCACCGGGCTGGGCAGCCCGGACGGCAAGAAACTGGCAAGCGTACTGTAGCGGCGGTCGACGCTTCCAAGAAGGAGGGATCATGAGCAGCAACCATGCATCAGTCCGCGCCGCCGGCGCAGCTGGCGACCAGCCTTGTTTCGATCCTACCGCCTACGGCACCGGGCCCGGCGATTCGGTGGCCGAGGCCAGCGAAAATGCAGCGATCACCCATCACGGTACGACGATAGGCAAGCGCGCCTATCAGTACACGGCGACCGCCGGCCACCTGGTGGCGGTCGATGCCGGCAGTTCGCAGCCCGCTGCAAAAATATTCTACGTGGCGTTCACCGTCGACGGCCAGGACTTGAATACCCGCCCGCTCACGTTCTTCTATAACGGCGGGCCGGGTTCGTCATCGGTATTTGTATTGCTGGGTTCGTTTGCGCCCAAGCGCATCAAGACCTCCATGCCGGGCTTCACGCCGCCGCCTCCCTATACCCTGGAAGACAATCCGGACAGCTTGCTCGACAAGAGCGACCTGGTATTCATCAATCCGGTCGGCACCGGTTATTCCGCCGCCATCGCACCGTTCAAGAACAAGGATTTCTGGGGCGTCGACCAGGATGCGCGCTCAATCACACAATTCATCAAGCGCTACCTGACCGCCAACGACCGCTGGAATTCGCCGAAATTCCTGTTCGGCGAATCGTACGGCACGCCGCGCAGCGCCGTGCTGTCGTATCTGCTGCATGAAGATGGCGTGGACTTGAACGGCATCACGCTGCAATCGTCGATCCTCGATTACTCCCAGGCCGGCAATCCGATCGGCGCGCTGCCGACGGCGGTGGCTGACGCCTGGTATCACAAGAAAACCCGGCTGACGCCGCCGCCGGCCGACCTGCCGACGCTGATGGAGAGCGCAGCGCTGTTTGCGCGCAGCGATTACGCCAAGGCGCTGGAGAAATTTCCCAAGGCCGATCCGGCGACGCTGAAAAAGCTGAGTGACTTCACCGGCATCGACCAGACCACCCTGACGGCCTGGGGACTCGACATCACCGCAGGCGACAGCCACGGCAGGACGCTGTTCCTGATCAGCCTGCTGCAAAGCCAGGGGCTGGCGCTGGGTTCTTATGATGGCCGCGTGACCGGCGTCGACAGCGGCATCGCCGCCGACATCTCGCCGAATGCGGGCGGCAACGATCCCAGCATGACGGCGGTAGCGGGGGTCTACACCGCGATGTGGAACAATTACCTGAACGACGGCTTGAAGTTCACCTCGAATTCGGCGTTTACCGACCTCAACGACAAGGCGTTCCAGAACTGGGATTTCAGCCACATCGATCCGACTGGCGCGCAAAAAGGCATAGACGCCAAGGGCGACGTCATCCTGTACACGGCCGGCGACCTGGCTGCGACCATGAGCCTGAACGTCGACCTGAAGGTGCTGTCCGCCAACGGCTACTACGATTTTGTCACGCCGTTCTACCAGACCGTGATGGACCTGCAGAAAATGCCGCTGGTCGATGCCGCCGTGCGCAAGAATCTGAGTGCGAAATTCTATCCGTCCGGCCACATGATCTACCTGGAAGCGGCTTCACGCACAGCCTTGAAAGCCGATGTGGCGGCGATGATAGATGCCGCTACCTCGGATCATCAGGCGATGGCGCGGATCAGGAGCCTGCAAACGCTCAAGACGGGTTAGCATCGGCAGTAACTCGCGATGCGCCAGTAAATCGATATAAGCGCCTTCGATCAGCTGTCCGAACCGGACGCCGATCGGCAACGGCTGTTCTGTTCCTTCGACTGTCATCGAGGCTTCACCCGGGCGTCACCGTTGCGTAATATTTCATGTATGGAGTCGGGCCATTCTTACTCTATGGAAACAACATGGCGCACTCAAGTCCTAGGAAATTCCTCAAAAATTCTGTAGCGGCGATGGGTGCATCCATGCTGCCTCCCGCTGTCCAGCAAGTGCTGGCGGCGCCGGCGTCCTGTACACGCCGTGGCGCCTGAACTCCAGCACCGCCTCGGCGCAGTGGCTGTCGGATGTGCCGCATGACCTGAACACCGGCACCGCCGCCTGGAACAAGGGCCGCAACGACAGGTGGATTCCCAACAAGGGCATGAATTCGCACACCTACATGACTTTTCCGTTGGATTTCAAAACAGCATTATGAAGGATCGGGTACTACGGGCATCGACGCCATCTGCCGGTCGGATGCTGTATTGCGCATCGATATCCTATTATCTCAAATCATTTATTGTCAGTCGTCATACAACTGTATGGGAATGAAAAATCCCCGCCTGAGCACTGCCTTCGAAGATGTGTACCTATGGGAAATAAATCCGGTTGCTAAATTATTTTTTGCTGCTTATACTGCGAATCAAGTTGTAGGATGACTGATAACAAAAAATCAGTTGCGCAAACCGGCCAAGACCTGCAGCGCATGCGGTGACGCCAGGCAGTCTCAAGCGCTGGTTCTGCCAAAAACAGGAGACAAGGTGAGTATCGATAAAACGACGGTCAAACTCGAGCGTCTCGGCGACCTGCGCTGCGCCGTGGGCGAAAGCCCGCTGTGGAGCGCGGAAGAAGGCGCCTGGTACTGGGTCGACATTCCGGCCAGGACGGTCTGGCGCTGGCATGCCGGATCCGGTTCGGCGCGCAGCTGGACGCTGCCGGAAATGGTCGGCTGCATTGCACTGAAAGACAGCGGCGGCCTGGTTGCCGGGATGGAAACCGGGATTTTCAGCCTGCGGCTGGGCCAGGCCCAAGCCGCGGTGGCGGAAAAGCTGGCAAGCCCTGCCGGCCTGCGCGAAGGCATGCGTTTCAATGACGGCCGCTGCGACCGCCAGGGGCGTTTCTGGAGCGGCACCATGTTCCTCGACATGGCGGCGGCGCGCGCCGACGGCCATCTGTATCGCTACACCCCACAAGGCCTGTCGTTGCCGATGGTGTCCAAGCTGATCGTCTCGAACGGCCTGGCCTGGTCGCCTGACGGCCGCACCATGTATCTCTCCGATTCGCACGCATCGCGCCAGCTGGTCTGGGCCTACGACTACGACATCGACGACGGCATCCCCAGCGCCCAGCGGATTTTCATCGACATGCACCAGCATCCCGGCAGGCCGGACGGCGCGGCGGTCGATATCGACGGCTGTTACTGGATATGCGGCAACGACGGCAGCTGTGTCCTGCGTTTTACTCCCGAAGGAAAACTGGACCGGAAGATCGACCTGCCGATGACAAAACCCGCGATGTGCGCGTTTGGCGGCGCCGGCCTGGATACCTTGCTGGTGACCTCCATCAGCGCCGGCCTGGCGGCAGACGATCAATGGGCCGGTGCGACAGTGACGTTGCGCCCTGGCGTGGCCGGCATGCCTGAGACGGCATTCCAGACCTGAGCGGCGAGGTAGCGGGGCGCCGCGATTTTTATAAATCACGCAACGATTTTTTGTAAACAAATAGAAACCAGGAGACAGAAAAATGAAGAAATACCTATCCATGCTCTGCATGGCCGGCGCGCTGTCGCTGCCGCTGTGCGCGCCGTCCGCTGTCGCCAGGGAATTCCGCGACGCCGATGTGCAGCCGGCCGATTACCCGACGGTGGCGGCCGTCAACTACATGTCTGACCTGCTCAAGCAGGGCAGCAAGGGCAAATACAGCATCAAGGTCTATCCCAACAGCCAGCTGGGCAGCGAGCCGGATACCGTGGAGCAGGTAAAGCTGGGAGCGATTGAATTCACCCGCACCCACGCCAGCGTGCTCAACGCCATCTGCCCGGAAACGATGCTACCTTCCTTGCCGTTCGTGTTCCGCGACAAGGAACACATGCGGCACGTGCTGGACGGGCCGATCGGCGATGAAATCCTGCGTGCCTGCGAATCACACGGCCTGGTCGGCCTGGCGTTCTACGATTCGGGCGCGCGTTTTTTCTACACAAAAAAGCAGATCAAGAACCTGGCGGACCTGAAGGGCATGAAGATCCGCGTCCCGCAGTCCGAGCTGTCGGTGGCGATGCTGCAGGCGCTGCACGCCAATGCGACGCCGATGGCGACGTCCGAGGTCTACACCGGGATCAAGAGCGGCATCGTCGATGGCGCCGAAAACAACTGGCCTACCTACCAGACCGCGCACCATTTCGAGATAGCGCCCTACGTGCTGCTGGACGAGCATGACATGACGCCGGAAATCCTGTTGATGTCGAAAGTGATCTACGACAAGCTGTCGGCCGACGACCAGAAAATGATCCGCCAAACAGCCAAGGCGTCGGTGCCATACATGCGCAAGCTGTGGGACGAGAAAGAAATCTCCTCGCGCGCCATTGTCGAAAAGGCCGGGGTGCACATCACGGCGGCCAACAAGGCGGAGTTCCAGGCCAGCATGGCCCCGGTCTACGCCAAATTCGTGACCACGCCGGCCATGAAAGACATGCTCAAGCGCATCCAGGAAACCAAATAAGGTCGCCTCTTCTTCCCTGTCAAGGAACCGCTCATGACACATGTCAATAAAGCAGGCGAGGCAATTGACGACAAGCTGCCTATCGCCTTGTTGCCGCCGTTTACGTTTCTTACCCGATGCAATGCCTGGCTGTCGCTGATGTGCATGCGGCTGGCGGTGCTCGGCCTGGTGCTGATTGCGATTGCCGTCTTCGGCCAGATTTTCGGCCGCTACGTGCTCAACAACAGCCCCTCCTGGACCGAGGCGCTGGCCTTGCTCATGGTGCTGTATGTGACCAATATCGGCGTCGCCGTCTGCGTGCGCGACGACCGCCACATGGGCGTCGAACTGCTGACCGGCGCGTTGCCGCCGAAGGTAAGAGTGCCGCTGAAGATTTTCATCCACCTGCTGGTCATCCTGTTTGCGGTGCTGATGATCTGGAACGGCTGGATCCTCGGCCGCCAGATCATCGACTACATGATTCCCAACCTCGG
Proteins encoded in this region:
- a CDS encoding TRAP transporter substrate-binding protein, with the protein product MKKYLSMLCMAGALSLPLCAPSAVAREFRDADVQPADYPTVAAVNYMSDLLKQGSKGKYSIKVYPNSQLGSEPDTVEQVKLGAIEFTRTHASVLNAICPETMLPSLPFVFRDKEHMRHVLDGPIGDEILRACESHGLVGLAFYDSGARFFYTKKQIKNLADLKGMKIRVPQSELSVAMLQALHANATPMATSEVYTGIKSGIVDGAENNWPTYQTAHHFEIAPYVLLDEHDMTPEILLMSKVIYDKLSADDQKMIRQTAKASVPYMRKLWDEKEISSRAIVEKAGVHITAANKAEFQASMAPVYAKFVTTPAMKDMLKRIQETK
- a CDS encoding S53 family peptidase; this translates as MAKIPLPGSERSAPFDAKIVGSAAPAEQLEVTIVLRRNASQELCDIVDKQCTGEAAQAHLSREEFARKFSASPQDVARITAFAQDHGLQVVHEDAACATVTLKGTVAQFNQVFDVDLQRYESHLGNYRGRTGAVHIPAELQDIVTAVVGLDNRPQARPLFRLQPPIRFAPRNAATASFLPTQFSSLYDFPDNLGAGQCIAIIELGGGYREADQQAYFSKLGIALPKITAIAVNGPGNQPSGDANGADGEVVLDIQIAGALAPEAHLVVYFSTNTDAGFLNALNSAVHDNTNKPSIVSISWGSAEPRWTQQAMQAFNAALQAAAAMGVTVCVASGDSGSSDGVAGGNHVDFPASSPYVLACGGTRLQASGQVIESEVVWNGGAQGGAGGGGASAVFALPAWQQSLVLTGSDGKRQPLAKRGVPDVAGNADPVTGYQVYIDGTDAVVGGTSAVAPLWAALLARINAAKAAAKGSAVGFVNPQLYRQQAAFRDVTQGNNGYYAAAPGWDACTGLGSPDGKKLASVL
- a CDS encoding SMP-30/gluconolactonase/LRE family protein, which translates into the protein MSIDKTTVKLERLGDLRCAVGESPLWSAEEGAWYWVDIPARTVWRWHAGSGSARSWTLPEMVGCIALKDSGGLVAGMETGIFSLRLGQAQAAVAEKLASPAGLREGMRFNDGRCDRQGRFWSGTMFLDMAAARADGHLYRYTPQGLSLPMVSKLIVSNGLAWSPDGRTMYLSDSHASRQLVWAYDYDIDDGIPSAQRIFIDMHQHPGRPDGAAVDIDGCYWICGNDGSCVLRFTPEGKLDRKIDLPMTKPAMCAFGGAGLDTLLVTSISAGLAADDQWAGATVTLRPGVAGMPETAFQT
- a CDS encoding TRAP transporter small permease, which translates into the protein MTHVNKAGEAIDDKLPIALLPPFTFLTRCNAWLSLMCMRLAVLGLVLIAIAVFGQIFGRYVLNNSPSWTEALALLMVLYVTNIGVAVCVRDDRHMGVELLTGALPPKVRVPLKIFIHLLVILFAVLMIWNGWILGRQIIDYMIPNLGVSQGLTYWPLMLSGTLIVLFSIEHIIALLQRTRVVPSWH
- a CDS encoding S10 family peptidase, producing the protein MSSNHASVRAAGAAGDQPCFDPTAYGTGPGDSVAEASENAAITHHGTTIGKRAYQYTATAGHLVAVDAGSSQPAAKIFYVAFTVDGQDLNTRPLTFFYNGGPGSSSVFVLLGSFAPKRIKTSMPGFTPPPPYTLEDNPDSLLDKSDLVFINPVGTGYSAAIAPFKNKDFWGVDQDARSITQFIKRYLTANDRWNSPKFLFGESYGTPRSAVLSYLLHEDGVDLNGITLQSSILDYSQAGNPIGALPTAVADAWYHKKTRLTPPPADLPTLMESAALFARSDYAKALEKFPKADPATLKKLSDFTGIDQTTLTAWGLDITAGDSHGRTLFLISLLQSQGLALGSYDGRVTGVDSGIAADISPNAGGNDPSMTAVAGVYTAMWNNYLNDGLKFTSNSAFTDLNDKAFQNWDFSHIDPTGAQKGIDAKGDVILYTAGDLAATMSLNVDLKVLSANGYYDFVTPFYQTVMDLQKMPLVDAAVRKNLSAKFYPSGHMIYLEAASRTALKADVAAMIDAATSDHQAMARIRSLQTLKTG
- a CDS encoding MFS transporter → MTEMTEELAAETAVPASQAGLPPILMHRGFLLLMLGCFAAFLGEQLTTVALPWLVLKLSNDSLALGTAVAVMALPKILFLVVAGVLVDRHSPRTVLICASAGGMVLLAGVGVMLMYDLLALWMMYLFACGMGLAGAFAIPARVAILPRLIDPRQLQPANAILMGITQVSLLGGPLLAGLLAASTDGLGLVFLLNACCFLIATVTVPRLQPRAQPAPEHQAALLASIVPAAKWLWSDGVLRTLIGYWAVVTLLLAGPVQVGLPLWVDRQLGGGASAFGILIAANGLGQLIGIVFSGLRARKVVHLGVAVCVIDGLAGLAVFGMGFTHVLEVGLALMLAVGVGAGYVQVGLFTWIQRRIPTELHGRVLSILMLVLITIAPLSALLAGYLILYVTPSRLFMYGGLLLSLFAMLMLLHPKLRKLRN